The following are from one region of the Stanieria sp. NIES-3757 genome:
- a CDS encoding cytochrome P450 has product MRQPPGPPNSRWLRTLRLFKFIFQPLEYFNENYDRYGDIYQLGRHTSSPLVVLSNPQAIKEVFTTPSEKFEIGKNNAGLEFLVGNNSLIIQDGEFHQRQRKLLMPVFHGECLQSYGEQIIEITKQVTNQWQIGELIRVRTYMQEITLRVILQIVFGLNSQQPRYAQLRQLLCAWLEIISSPLSSSLIFFEFLRQDWGAWSPWGRFVVLRKQIKELLYEEIKARREQTQPIGKDILSLLLATTDETGKPMSDEEIHDELITMLMAGHETTASALVWALYWVHYLPQVKEKILHELNELGEERTWHQIVQLPYLNATIAETLRIYPITTGTFTRRAKAPLQILDYQFPAGTAFGISIYLTHWREDLYPQPELFRPERFLERQYSPYEYLPFGGGNRRCLGSALAQMEMKLVIATILSNWQLALTSNQPLKPVRRGLTIAAPSNFKMKVCDRSMPQ; this is encoded by the coding sequence ATGAGACAACCACCTGGTCCTCCAAATTCTCGCTGGTTGAGAACGTTACGTCTGTTTAAGTTTATTTTTCAGCCCTTAGAATACTTTAACGAAAACTACGATCGTTATGGCGATATTTACCAACTTGGCAGACACACCTCTTCTCCTCTGGTGGTTCTCAGTAATCCCCAAGCAATTAAAGAAGTTTTTACTACTCCATCAGAAAAGTTTGAGATTGGGAAAAATAATGCTGGTTTGGAATTTTTGGTAGGCAACAACTCTCTCATTATTCAAGATGGTGAATTTCATCAACGTCAAAGAAAGTTATTAATGCCTGTTTTTCATGGCGAATGTTTGCAAAGTTATGGCGAACAAATTATTGAAATTACCAAACAAGTAACTAATCAATGGCAAATAGGAGAATTGATTCGAGTCCGCACCTATATGCAAGAAATTACTCTGCGAGTGATTTTACAGATTGTATTTGGACTCAACTCTCAACAACCACGTTACGCACAACTGAGACAACTTCTTTGTGCTTGGTTAGAGATTATCAGTTCGCCTTTGAGTTCTAGTTTAATTTTCTTTGAATTTCTCCGCCAAGATTGGGGTGCATGGAGTCCTTGGGGACGTTTTGTTGTTTTAAGAAAACAAATTAAAGAATTACTATACGAAGAAATTAAAGCGCGTCGAGAACAAACGCAACCAATCGGCAAAGATATTTTAAGCTTACTTCTAGCCACAACCGATGAAACTGGCAAACCCATGAGTGATGAAGAAATTCATGACGAGTTAATCACCATGTTGATGGCAGGTCATGAAACTACTGCTTCTGCGTTAGTTTGGGCATTATATTGGGTTCATTATCTTCCTCAAGTTAAAGAGAAAATACTCCATGAATTAAATGAATTGGGTGAGGAAAGAACTTGGCATCAAATTGTTCAATTACCCTATCTCAACGCTACAATTGCCGAAACTTTAAGAATTTATCCGATTACGACTGGTACATTTACTCGGAGAGCCAAAGCACCTTTGCAAATTTTAGATTATCAGTTTCCAGCAGGAACTGCTTTTGGTATTTCTATTTATTTAACTCATTGGCGAGAAGATCTTTATCCTCAACCCGAACTATTTCGACCAGAACGTTTTTTAGAAAGACAGTATTCGCCTTATGAATATTTGCCTTTTGGCGGTGGAAATCGTCGTTGTTTGGGTTCAGCTTTGGCACAAATGGAAATGAAGCTAGTCATTGCA
- a CDS encoding Mo-dependent nitrogenase family protein yields the protein MSSLTEKKNNKFPNPIQFIQKQFDNLEIQSEQVARQIVRLIPAQCPFAREVRLFGRVMFRIPPLCKLNPLYEQLMTLRFRALCFLADQCGEDITIYCT from the coding sequence ATGTCAAGCTTAACAGAGAAAAAAAACAATAAATTTCCAAATCCCATCCAATTCATTCAAAAACAGTTTGATAACTTAGAAATTCAGTCAGAACAAGTAGCACGTCAAATTGTAAGGTTAATTCCTGCTCAATGTCCTTTTGCCCGCGAAGTTCGTTTGTTTGGTCGAGTTATGTTTCGTATTCCGCCACTGTGCAAACTGAATCCTCTTTACGAACAGTTGATGACTTTAAGATTTCGCGCACTTTGTTTTCTTGCCGATCAATGTGGCGAAGATATTACAATTTACTGTACATAA
- the mazE_1 gene encoding putative cell growth regulatory protein — MKIQVELKKWGNSLGLRIPYQIAEYLRITENSKVSLVVEGDCLIVKKEKPMPNLDEILDIIPDNFEYPEDIAGFVNSEPVGNKLI, encoded by the coding sequence ATGAAAATTCAAGTAGAGCTTAAAAAATGGGGTAATAGCTTAGGTTTAAGGATTCCTTACCAAATCGCTGAATATTTAAGAATTACTGAAAATAGTAAGGTCAGTTTGGTTGTTGAAGGAGATTGTTTGATTGTAAAGAAGGAAAAACCCATGCCTAATCTTGATGAAATTTTAGATATTATTCCCGATAACTTTGAGTACCCAGAAGATATTGCTGGTTTTGTTAATAGCGAACCAGTTGGTAACAAATTGATATAA
- a CDS encoding endoribonuclease L-PSP: MSNKKIIRTQNAPAPVGPYNQAIATSGQMIFVAGQIALDPQTGEIVGSGDVAKQTQQVMSNIEAILKEAGANWENVVKTSVFLTDLGNFGTVNQVYGQYFDEATAPARACVEVSRLPKDVLVEIECIAVI; encoded by the coding sequence ATGAGTAATAAAAAAATTATCCGCACCCAAAACGCACCTGCACCCGTAGGTCCTTATAATCAAGCGATCGCAACTTCTGGACAAATGATTTTTGTAGCTGGACAAATTGCTCTCGATCCACAAACAGGGGAAATTGTCGGCAGTGGAGATGTTGCCAAACAAACTCAGCAAGTCATGAGCAATATCGAAGCAATTTTAAAAGAAGCTGGTGCTAATTGGGAAAATGTAGTCAAAACTTCAGTCTTTCTAACTGATTTAGGTAATTTTGGTACTGTAAATCAAGTTTATGGTCAATATTTCGATGAAGCTACTGCTCCCGCCCGTGCTTGTGTTGAAGTATCCCGTTTACCCAAAGATGTCCTAGTAGAAATTGAATGTATTGCTGTAATATAG
- a CDS encoding NUDIX hydrolase — translation MTHRNPAPTVDIIIELSDRSERPIVLIERKNTPFGWAIPGGFIDYGESAETAAIREAKEEVSLDVELVEQFQVYSEPNRDPRQHTLAIVFIAKATGQPQAADDAKNIGIFHSWEIPTSLCFDHDRIMKDYWRYRHYGIRPHY, via the coding sequence GTGACTCATCGTAATCCTGCACCTACAGTAGATATCATTATTGAATTAAGCGATCGCTCTGAGCGACCGATTGTTCTAATTGAAAGAAAAAATACTCCTTTTGGTTGGGCAATTCCAGGAGGTTTTATCGATTATGGCGAGTCAGCCGAAACCGCAGCCATTAGAGAAGCCAAAGAAGAAGTAAGTTTAGATGTAGAATTAGTCGAACAGTTTCAAGTCTACTCCGAACCAAACCGCGATCCTCGTCAACATACTCTCGCCATTGTCTTTATTGCTAAGGCGACTGGACAACCTCAAGCAGCCGATGATGCCAAAAATATCGGTATCTTTCACTCCTGGGAAATTCCGACTTCTCTGTGTTTCGATCACGATCGCATCATGAAAGACTATTGGCGTTATCGTCATTATGGCATTCGCCCCCATTATTAA
- a CDS encoding transcriptional regulator yields MSKSYGQYCPVARAAEAICERWTPLILREMMSGSCHFNEISRGVPLMSRALLIKRLKEMENTGLIIRQEKKTGQGSLYLLTEAGEALRPIIEAMGVWAQHWTSDRLTAEQLDPELFMWSLRRGFNLDAMPEEKIVFQFDLRKIPKQGIQQRSYWVVVEERRVDVCMQDPGFEVDILITAELSAIVHVVMGYDPLDLALKSQKITFEGDRKLVSQIPTWLYLNQERRYLSGIAPKTLGEMLG; encoded by the coding sequence ATGAGTAAGAGTTACGGTCAATATTGTCCAGTTGCCAGGGCAGCAGAAGCCATCTGCGAACGCTGGACACCACTAATTTTGCGAGAAATGATGTCTGGTAGTTGCCATTTCAATGAAATTAGTCGCGGAGTTCCTTTAATGTCACGCGCTTTGTTGATTAAACGCTTGAAGGAAATGGAAAATACAGGTCTTATTATCCGTCAAGAAAAGAAAACAGGACAAGGCTCACTTTATCTCTTGACAGAAGCAGGAGAAGCTTTACGCCCCATCATTGAAGCAATGGGTGTATGGGCGCAGCATTGGACAAGCGATCGCTTGACAGCAGAACAACTCGATCCTGAATTGTTTATGTGGTCGCTACGACGAGGTTTTAATTTAGATGCGATGCCTGAAGAAAAAATTGTCTTCCAATTTGACTTGAGAAAAATTCCTAAACAGGGCATCCAACAACGTAGTTATTGGGTAGTAGTAGAAGAAAGAAGGGTTGATGTCTGTATGCAAGATCCAGGTTTTGAAGTTGATATTTTAATTACAGCAGAGCTTAGTGCGATCGTTCATGTGGTAATGGGCTACGATCCTCTCGATTTGGCATTAAAGTCCCAAAAAATCACTTTTGAAGGAGATCGAAAGTTAGTTTCTCAAATTCCGACTTGGTTATATCTTAATCAGGAACGGAGATATCTATCGGGAATTGCCCCTAAAACATTGGGCGAAATGCTTGGCTAA
- a CDS encoding acyl-CoA dehydrogenase, with the protein MLELKDYPQSQTVDWRALAESIGEQCAKEELFADDSDGFVAKNFALLQESGLTRAGVPVEFGGGGATYREICDILRILGRHCSSTALALSMHTHQVMVNVWKWQHQNAPVEGLLRRIAVEQIMLLSTGGGDWLNGSGTATLTEGGFIINACKSFVSGVPAGDLLITSAVYEDPTAGKTVLHFALPMNTPGVSVEPVWQAMGMRGTGSHNVRLSNVFVPEQKIALQRPAGKWHPAFHLITAIAIPIIYSVYVGIAEAARNLVVQQATQRQNDSHICYLVGGLENELATAKLALQQMIALSESNQPSLETTNQVMMGRTIVAKSVLNSMDLAMEIAGGRAFQRSFGLEKLFRDAQGVRYHPLREKAQRQLTGKLALGVSPNTF; encoded by the coding sequence ATGCTAGAACTTAAAGATTATCCTCAGTCTCAAACTGTTGATTGGCGTGCCTTAGCAGAATCTATAGGAGAACAATGTGCCAAAGAAGAACTTTTCGCCGATGATTCCGATGGTTTTGTCGCCAAGAATTTTGCTCTTCTCCAAGAATCTGGGCTAACAAGAGCAGGAGTACCAGTTGAATTTGGTGGTGGGGGTGCAACCTACAGAGAAATTTGCGATATATTGCGTATTTTAGGTCGTCATTGCAGTTCCACAGCATTAGCATTATCGATGCATACTCATCAAGTAATGGTCAATGTCTGGAAGTGGCAGCATCAAAACGCCCCTGTTGAAGGTTTACTTCGTCGCATTGCTGTTGAGCAAATTATGTTACTCAGTACTGGCGGTGGAGACTGGCTTAATGGTTCGGGAACAGCAACACTCACTGAAGGTGGTTTTATCATCAATGCCTGCAAAAGTTTTGTTAGTGGTGTTCCCGCAGGAGATTTGTTAATTACCAGTGCTGTCTATGAAGACCCTACAGCGGGAAAAACAGTACTACATTTCGCATTACCAATGAATACACCAGGAGTATCGGTCGAACCCGTATGGCAAGCTATGGGCATGAGGGGAACTGGTTCTCACAATGTGCGACTCTCTAATGTTTTTGTTCCAGAACAAAAGATCGCTTTACAACGCCCTGCTGGCAAATGGCATCCCGCTTTTCATCTGATTACAGCGATCGCTATCCCGATTATTTACTCCGTATACGTTGGTATTGCCGAAGCTGCGAGAAACTTAGTGGTTCAACAAGCGACTCAGCGACAAAATGATTCCCATATCTGTTATCTAGTTGGTGGTTTAGAAAATGAATTAGCTACAGCCAAGTTAGCACTGCAACAGATGATTGCTCTTTCTGAGTCTAACCAACCTAGTTTGGAAACTACTAATCAAGTCATGATGGGACGTACCATAGTTGCTAAAAGTGTATTAAATTCAATGGATTTGGCAATGGAAATTGCTGGTGGAAGAGCTTTTCAACGTTCTTTTGGTCTAGAAAAACTGTTTCGAGATGCTCAAGGTGTGAGATATCATCCATTAAGGGAAAAAGCTCAACGCCAACTTACTGGTAAGTTGGCACTGGGGGTGTCACCAAACACTTTCTAG
- a CDS encoding Glutathione S-transferase domain protein yields the protein MATGMMIDGKWQKQSYHNDRSGNFQRNPTTFRDRITADGSSGFKAEANRYHLYVSYACPWAHRTLIVRKLKGLEDVISISVVHPFMGDEGWTFADFASTIPDSINHAKYLREVYAHADSNYTGRVTVPILWDKQTNTIVNNESREIIEMLDWEFTALATKKVSLYPEQLKDKINQTINAIYNPINNGVYRAGFATSQEAYNEAVIELFENLDHWNSVLGEQRFLCGNSFTAADICMFTTLLRFDLVYYVHFKCNLRHIWEYENLWNYLKEIYQHSGIKETCKLDHIKRHYYQSHPHINPSGIVPLGPIIDFDGPHNRSKFNSKAS from the coding sequence ATGGCAACAGGAATGATGATCGATGGCAAATGGCAAAAACAAAGCTATCACAACGATCGCAGTGGCAATTTTCAACGCAACCCAACTACTTTTCGCGATCGCATAACTGCTGATGGTTCGAGTGGTTTTAAAGCAGAAGCTAATCGTTATCATTTATATGTTTCCTATGCTTGTCCTTGGGCGCATCGAACTTTAATTGTTAGGAAATTAAAAGGTTTAGAAGATGTTATTTCTATCTCCGTAGTTCATCCTTTTATGGGTGATGAAGGTTGGACTTTTGCTGATTTTGCGAGTACTATTCCTGACTCAATTAATCATGCTAAATATTTGCGGGAAGTTTATGCCCATGCTGATTCAAATTATACAGGAAGAGTTACTGTACCGATACTATGGGACAAACAAACTAACACAATTGTGAATAACGAATCTCGTGAAATTATCGAGATGTTGGATTGGGAATTTACTGCTTTAGCTACGAAAAAAGTTAGTTTATATCCAGAGCAATTAAAAGATAAAATTAATCAAACAATTAATGCTATTTATAATCCCATTAATAATGGAGTATATCGCGCAGGATTTGCTACTTCTCAAGAAGCTTATAACGAAGCTGTCATCGAACTGTTTGAAAATTTAGATCATTGGAATAGTGTTTTGGGCGAACAAAGATTCTTGTGTGGTAATAGTTTTACCGCAGCAGATATTTGTATGTTTACTACTTTATTACGCTTCGATTTAGTTTATTACGTTCACTTTAAATGTAATCTCCGTCATATTTGGGAGTATGAAAATTTATGGAATTATCTCAAAGAAATTTATCAACATTCTGGAATTAAAGAAACTTGTAAATTAGATCATATCAAGCGTCATTATTATCAAAGTCATCCTCATATTAATCCTAGTGGTATTGTTCCTTTAGGCCCAATTATTGATTTTGATGGGCCTCATAATCGTAGTAAATTTAATTCCAAAGCAAGTTGA
- a CDS encoding serine/threonine kinase: MNVNLIGTTLRGRYYVIKQLGRGGIGITFLAEDRQCFNCLCVVKQLKPQRSDLAKGEARCDRNTLAISRRLFAEEANTLVDLGSHDQIPRLLAYFEENEEFFLVQEFIDGYDLTQEIIPEHSLSEPQVIELLKDICNVLVFIQQHGVIHRDLKPSNLMRRKSDGKIIVIDFGAVKRISTHVANTQGQFTPVTPTVVIQSQGYTASEQMNGFPNFSSDIYSVGIIAIQAITGLFPKQLSFDDQGEIIWRDRIRSEYKYSPNLLTIIERMVRYLPQERYQSAIAVLEDLAQLENNQNQPDFTTLSPQENQPKLPDLSHKISLRLIIIVGTIIVILSFSFWKLLTPEKTTFVTYSDPEYGIKIHYPKDWSAESRNDFFTTGIVFTAPDSEAQDNFQENISVMIEELSTSLSLSEYTNQSIQEIKKLSDPNLISASVATLANGEARKVVYHGEEGGNKLQRMQIWTIRNNRVYIITYTAEAQNYQKFSPIVNKMLNSFVIIK, encoded by the coding sequence ATGAATGTCAATCTAATCGGTACAACCCTACGGGGAAGATACTATGTGATCAAACAATTGGGGCGAGGGGGGATTGGCATTACTTTCTTAGCAGAAGATCGACAATGTTTTAATTGTCTTTGTGTCGTCAAACAACTCAAACCCCAAAGAAGCGATCTCGCCAAGGGCGAGGCGCGCTGCGATCGCAACACTTTAGCAATTTCTAGACGTTTATTTGCTGAAGAAGCTAACACTTTAGTTGATTTAGGAAGTCACGATCAAATTCCTCGACTCTTGGCATATTTTGAAGAAAATGAAGAATTTTTTTTAGTCCAAGAATTTATCGATGGTTACGATCTCACCCAAGAAATTATTCCCGAACATTCTTTAAGTGAACCTCAAGTTATTGAACTATTAAAAGATATTTGTAATGTCTTAGTTTTTATTCAGCAACATGGTGTAATTCATCGAGATCTGAAGCCTTCTAATTTGATGAGAAGGAAATCCGACGGCAAAATTATTGTCATTGATTTTGGCGCAGTTAAACGAATTAGTACTCACGTCGCTAACACTCAGGGACAATTTACTCCTGTTACTCCTACAGTAGTAATTCAAAGTCAAGGTTATACTGCGTCGGAACAAATGAATGGTTTTCCAAATTTTAGTAGTGATATTTATAGTGTTGGTATAATCGCTATTCAAGCAATTACTGGATTGTTTCCTAAACAATTATCTTTTGACGATCAAGGAGAAATTATTTGGCGTGATCGCATTCGTTCTGAATATAAATATTCACCAAATCTCTTAACTATTATTGAGCGAATGGTGCGTTATCTTCCTCAAGAACGCTATCAATCAGCTATAGCAGTTTTAGAAGATTTAGCTCAACTGGAAAATAATCAAAATCAACCAGATTTTACTACATTATCACCTCAAGAGAATCAACCAAAACTGCCAGATCTTTCTCATAAAATTTCTCTTCGTTTAATTATTATTGTAGGAACAATTATAGTTATTTTGAGCTTTAGTTTTTGGAAGTTACTAACCCCAGAAAAAACAACTTTTGTCACCTATAGCGATCCAGAATATGGCATTAAAATTCATTATCCTAAAGATTGGTCTGCTGAATCAAGAAATGATTTTTTTACTACAGGAATAGTTTTTACTGCACCCGATTCAGAAGCGCAAGATAATTTTCAGGAAAATATCAGCGTTATGATCGAAGAATTATCTACTTCTTTATCTCTCAGTGAATATACTAATCAATCAATTCAAGAAATTAAAAAATTATCCGACCCTAATTTAATCTCTGCAAGTGTAGCGACTTTAGCCAATGGAGAAGCTAGAAAAGTAGTCTATCATGGAGAAGAAGGGGGAAATAAACTCCAAAGAATGCAAATTTGGACAATTAGAAATAATCGAGTTTATATTATTACTTATACGGCTGAAGCACAAAACTATCAAAAATTTAGTCCGATAGTCAATAAAATGCTCAATTCTTTTGTAATTATCAAATAA